The following coding sequences lie in one Miscanthus floridulus cultivar M001 chromosome 9, ASM1932011v1, whole genome shotgun sequence genomic window:
- the LOC136479712 gene encoding uncharacterized protein has protein sequence MAPPELMDDLLGEILLRLPPEDPECLVRASLVCKPWRRLLSDPRFPRRYREFHGVPPLLGFLHNKNGGRQFFPRFVPVKEASPILNPPPDPHCYTLDCRHGRVLLLNCNKTQSLIVWDPITNSRQDLGWPKLNYYYRYTAAVLCALDGCDHLGCCGGPFLVVFVVIDFPNELGGDDATTRTNSSETGTWSTGVSSVYLGFPKAGRKMIRSSLLARGALYFILENGRRILKYDLAGCGISVMSPPPLPVGNMVLMKAEGGGLGACGVEGHNLHLWAWRTGPNGIPEWERGRVIQLDIGDLSTKLDVVDFAEGAGSIFIFANKGVFVVDLKSGRVRKIGKGGEFKVSFPFMSFYTPSTSLMPTDLFPQS, from the coding sequence ATGGCGCCGCCGGAGCTCATGGACGATCTACTCGGCgagatcctcctccgcctcccgccGGAAGATCCAGAGTGCCTTGTCCGCGCCTCCCTCGTCTGCAAACCCTGGCGTCGCCTCCTCTCCGATCCGAGATTCCCCCGCCGCTACCGCGAGTTCCACGGAGTGCCACCCCTGCTCGGCTTCCTCCACAACAAGAACGGAGGTCGCCAGTTCTTCCCCCGCTTCGTCCCCGTCAAAGAAGCGTCCCCTATCCTTAACCCCCCGCCGGATCCTCACTGCTATACCCTCGACTGCCGCCACGGACGCGTGCTCCTTCTCAACTGCAATAAAACACAAAGTCTCATCGTCTGGGACCCCATCACCAACAGCCGGCAGGACCTTGGGtggcccaagttaaattactatTACCGCTATACGGCAGCGGTGCTCTGTGCCTTGGACGGCTGCGACCACCTCGGTTGCTGTGGTGGTCCCTTCCTCGTGGTCTTTGTAGTCATCGACTTCCCGAACGAGCTTGGCGGTGACGATGCAACAACTAGAACGAACTCATCGGAGACTGGCACATGGAGTACTGGTGTCTCATCAGTTTACCTTGGCTTCCCCAAGGCTGGCCGCAAGATGATACGGAGCAGCCTACTTGCCAGAGGCGCACTATATTTCATCCTCGAGAACGGACGGAGAATCCTCAAGTATGACTTGGCTGGGTGTGGCATATCGGTGATGAGCCCACCACCCTTGCCTGTGGGAAACATGGTGCTCATGAAGGCCGAGGGCGGTGGCCTGGGAGCCTGCGGTGTGGAGGGCCACAACCTGCACCTGTGGGCATGGCGGACTGGCCCCAATGGCATTCCGGAATGGGAGAGGGGCAGGGTTATCCAGCTTGACATTGGAGACCTCTCTACAAAGCTTGATGTAGTTGATTTTGCGGAAGGTGCTGGTTCCATCTTCATATTCGCAAACAAGGGCGTCTTTGTTGTTGACCTAAAATCTGGCCGGGTCAGGAAGATAGGAAAGGGAGGGGAGTTCAAGGTCAGCTTTCCCTTCATGAGCTTCTACACTCCTAGTACTAGCCTCATGCCCACTGATTTATTTCCACAGTCCTAA